A window from Puniceicoccales bacterium encodes these proteins:
- the ftsY gene encoding signal recognition particle-docking protein FtsY: MFGLFKKFQSKIKKTSSKLFAVIDSIFSKGLDQNAIEALEEAMYSADFGVDTTREILDEIKEAHRRDKQLKGQSVLDVASSILKKSLTGADIDINFSDRPMVICLVGINGSGKTTTAAKLANKFSADGLTVIVGACDTFRAAANEQIREWSERLGFDVVGSQHGADSASVAFDTYEAAIARKRDVVILDTAGRLHNKDSLMAELGKLKRVLGKKNPMAPHHSWLVVDASLGMNSLISARKFHEDFGLTGVIVTKLDGTAKAGALVSIYRELRLPIYFVGLGELPEDIQKFSVDEYVDSLFFSTRD, from the coding sequence GTGTTTGGATTGTTCAAGAAATTTCAGAGTAAAATAAAGAAAACATCATCGAAATTGTTTGCTGTGATCGACAGCATATTTTCGAAAGGCTTGGACCAGAATGCAATAGAAGCATTGGAGGAGGCCATGTACAGCGCTGATTTTGGCGTGGATACTACCCGGGAAATTCTGGATGAAATAAAAGAAGCTCATCGCAGAGACAAGCAACTTAAAGGACAATCGGTTTTGGATGTGGCTTCTTCGATTTTAAAAAAAAGTTTGACCGGAGCTGACATTGATATTAATTTTTCTGACAGGCCGATGGTGATTTGCTTGGTTGGCATAAATGGTTCTGGTAAAACAACAACGGCTGCAAAGTTAGCCAATAAATTTTCAGCCGATGGGTTGACTGTGATTGTGGGAGCCTGCGATACTTTTAGAGCTGCGGCCAATGAACAGATAAGGGAGTGGTCCGAGCGATTAGGTTTTGATGTTGTTGGTAGTCAACATGGTGCAGATTCTGCATCGGTGGCTTTTGATACCTATGAGGCGGCAATTGCTAGGAAAAGAGATGTGGTTATTCTTGATACTGCCGGAAGATTGCACAACAAAGATTCGTTGATGGCGGAGCTTGGCAAGTTGAAGAGGGTTTTAGGAAAAAAAAATCCTATGGCACCGCACCATAGTTGGTTAGTAGTGGATGCTAGCCTTGGGATGAATTCATTGATTTCGGCTAGGAAATTTCACGAAGATTTCGGACTAACTGGTGTCATTGTCACAAAGTTGGATGGTACTGCCAAGGCCGGTGCGCTGGTGAGCATATATAGAGAGCTTAGGTTGCCCATATATTTCGTTGGTCTGGGCGAGCTGCCAGAGGATATCCAAAAATTTTCCGTGGATGAGTATGTGGATTCATTATTTTTTTCAACCCGCGACTGA
- a CDS encoding HAD-IIIA family hydrolase, whose translation MKKFKNSGIFLDRDGTLNVDHGYVCDPKKIQLLDGTAEAVHILKNAQCQLFLFTNQSGVFLKKYTKADVDSCNNRLIDLIGIRNCFTEICIATEPPNPEKSYFYRKPSPRFILEMIKKYGLNPKESHMVGDRDMDALAGIRAGINAIHLTTDRQTTELMATMINS comes from the coding sequence ATGAAAAAATTCAAAAACTCTGGCATCTTCCTCGATCGAGATGGTACTCTCAATGTGGATCATGGCTATGTCTGTGATCCGAAAAAAATCCAACTGCTGGATGGCACTGCTGAAGCAGTTCACATACTAAAAAATGCCCAATGCCAATTATTTTTATTCACCAACCAAAGCGGAGTTTTTTTAAAAAAATACACCAAAGCCGATGTGGATTCCTGTAATAACAGACTCATAGATCTAATAGGCATCCGAAACTGTTTCACAGAAATTTGCATTGCCACCGAGCCTCCCAATCCGGAAAAATCATATTTTTACAGAAAACCATCGCCTAGGTTCATTCTGGAAATGATAAAAAAATATGGCCTAAATCCAAAAGAAAGCCATATGGTCGGAGACAGAGACATGGACGCTCTGGCCGGTATCCGAGCTGGAATCAATGCCATCCATCTTACCACCGATAGACAGACCACAGAACTCATGGCAACCATGATAAATTCTG